In the Topomyia yanbarensis strain Yona2022 chromosome 3, ASM3024719v1, whole genome shotgun sequence genome, one interval contains:
- the LOC131687277 gene encoding histone H2A-like, translating to MSARGKGGKAKGKPKSRSVRAGLQFPVGRIHRLLRKGNYAERVGAGAPVYLAAVMEYLAAEVLELAGNAARDNKKTRIIPRHLQLAIRNDEELNKLLSGVTIAQGGVLPNIQAVLLPKKTEKRASAAT from the coding sequence ATGTCTGCACGCGGTAAAGGAGGAAAAGCGAAGGGAAAGCCAAAATCCCGCTCAGTTCGTGCCGGTCTCCAGTTCCCTGTTGGCCGAATTCACCGTCTGCTGAGGAAGGGAAATTATGCTGAACGTGTCGGTGCCGGAGCACCAGTATACTTGGCAGCTGTAATGGAATATCTTGCCGCCGAAGTACTGGAGCTGGCAGGAAACGCTGCCCGCGATAACAAAAAGACCAGAATCATCCCCCGTCAtctgcagctggccattcgaaatgacgaagagctaaacaaactgctctccggcGTGACCATTGCCCAGGGTGGCGTGTTGCCTAACATACAGGCCGTTCTGCTACCGAAGAAGACTGAAAAGAGGGCCTCCGCAGCAACCTAA
- the LOC131687278 gene encoding histone H1A, sperm-like, with protein sequence MAETAIDVAATAPAVVASPPAAKAPPKQAAKASKSDAKKPKKSSTHPPVSEMVLAAIRTLKERSGSSLQAIKKYIAANYMCDVARLAPFIRKALKTGVEKGNITQTKGTGASGSFKVTVEAKKPAGGDKKPPSGAAKKPKKSATKSGEKKNPPAGGGGEKTSKPKAAIPAAKKSAAKKTKAAAPAKALEQHTRIQLARRLAR encoded by the exons ATGGCTGAAACTGCTATCGACGTTGCTGCTACGGCCCCTGCCGTCGTCGCCTCTCCGCCAGCTGCCAAAGCACCACCGAAGCAGGCGGCCAAGGCTAGCAAGAGTGACGCCAAGAaaccgaaaaaatcttcaacccatccaccagtgagtgagatggttctggctgccatccggaccctgaaggaacggagcggatcatcactgcaggcgatcaaaaagtacatcgccgccaactacatgtgtgacgtcgccaggctggctccgtttatccggaaggctttgaaaacgggtgtcgagaagggaaacatcacccagaccaagggtaccggtgcttccggatcgtttaaggtgacggtcgaagcaaagaaaccggctggcggcgataagaaaccaccatcgggtgcagcgaaaaaaccgaagaaatcggctactaaatccggagagaagaaaaatccgccggctggtggtggtggtgagaagACCAGCAAGCCAAAGGCGGCGATCCCGGCCGCTAAGAAATCGGCTGCGAAGAAAACGAAAGCTGCTGCCCCTGCCAAGGCG CTTGAGCAGCACACCCGCATTCAACTGGCCCGCCGATTGGCAAGATAA
- the LOC131690730 gene encoding histone H3, with translation MARTKQTARKSTGGKAPRKQLATKAARKSAPATGGVKKPHRYRPGTVALREIRRYQKSTELLIRKLPFQRLVREIAQDFKTDLRFQSSAVMALQEASEAYLVGLFEDTNLCAIHAKRVTIMPKDIQLARRIRGERA, from the coding sequence ATGGCCCGTACGAAACAGACCGCCCGCAAGTCCACCGGAGGGaaagctccccgcaagcagttggcaacgaaggctgcccgtaaaagtgccccagctacgggtggcgttaagaagccccatCGCTACCGACCAGGAACCGTCGCGCTACGAGAAATTCGTCGCTATCAGAAGTCGACAGAGCTACTAATCCGCAAGCTgcccttccagcgtctggttcgtgagatcgcgcaggacttcaaaaccgatctgcgcttccagagctcagccgtcatggcccttcaagaagccagcgaggcttacctggttggtttgttcgaggataccaatctgtgcgctatccatgccaagcgagtgaccatcatgccgaaagacatccaactggctcgccggatccgtggggagcgggcctaa
- the LOC131692006 gene encoding histone H3: MARTKQTARKSTGGKAPRKQLATKAARKSAPATGGVKKPHRYRPGTVALREIRRYQKSTELLIRKLPFQRLVREIAQDFKTDLRFQSSAVMALQEASEAYLVGLFEDTNLCAIHAKRVTIMPKDIQLARRIRGERA; the protein is encoded by the coding sequence ATGGCCCGTACGAAACAGACCGCCCGCAAGTCCACCGGTGGGAAAGCTCCCCGCAaacagttggcaacgaaggctgcccgtaaaagtgccccagctacgggtggcgttaagaagccccatcgctacagaccaggaactgtcgcgctgcgagaaattcgtcgctatcagaagtcgacagagctactaatccgcaagctgcccttccagcgtctggttcgtgagatcgcgcaggacttcaaaaccgatctgcgcttccagagctcagccgtcatggcccttcaagaagccagcgaggcttacctggtgggtttgttcgaggataccaatctgtgcgctatccatgccaagcgagtGACCATCATGCCGAAAGACATCCAACTGGCTCGCCGGATCCGTGGGGAGCGGGCCTAA